Proteins from a genomic interval of Lactococcus protaetiae:
- a CDS encoding DNA-directed RNA polymerase subunit epsilon — MIFKVFYQKDKSRSPRRETTETLYLDIDVDNISDGIIIARELLAKNTEYHIEFIDGLSDEAVEYEKETGVFEITSF; from the coding sequence ATGATTTTTAAAGTTTTCTACCAAAAAGATAAAAGCCGCTCACCACGACGCGAAACAACCGAAACACTATATCTTGACATTGATGTTGATAACATCTCCGATGGCATTATCATTGCGCGCGAACTTCTCGCCAAGAACACTGAGTACCACATCGAATTTATTGATGGACTCTCAGACGAAGCTGTAGAATATGAAAAAGAAACTGGCGTTTTTGAAATCACAAGCTTCTAA